A stretch of the Capsicum annuum cultivar UCD-10X-F1 chromosome 8, UCD10Xv1.1, whole genome shotgun sequence genome encodes the following:
- the LOC107839874 gene encoding glyoxylase I 4 isoform X1, with protein sequence MGREIVKASESVEETNFNWSSSSSPSSSSSSSSSSTTTSSYEEHENNRMPLLALNHVSYVCKSVAASAQFYEQVLGFVLIKRPSSFDFDGAWLFNHGIGIHLLGKEDAASKKGKINPKDNHISFQCTDMDLIIQRLDDMEIEYVTATVKEGGVTVDQLFFHDPDGNMIEICNCQNLPVLPLSSCPLKKMSSPTFDQTMSDPFYGNGTTNAKMNCSGEVESLMMENLALDMIDISF encoded by the exons ATGGGAAGAGAAATTGTGAAAGCATCAGAATCAGTTGAGGAGACAAACTTCAACtggtcatcatcatcatcaccatcatcatcatcatcatcatcatcatcatcaacaacaacatcttCATATGAAGAACATGAGAATAATAGGATGCCATTGTTGGCATTGAACCATGTTTCCTATGTATGCAAATCTGTTGCTGCATCTGCCCAATTTTATGAACAAGTCCTTGGTTTTGTCCTCATCAAGAGACCTTCTTCCTTTGACTTTGATGGTGCTTG gtTATTCAACCACGGAATTGGAATACATTTGTTAGGAAAAGAAGATGCAGCATCAAAGAAGGGGAAAATAAATCCAAAAGACAATCACATATCATTCCAATGCACGGATATGGACCTTATTATTCAGAGATTGGACGACATGGAAATTGAATATGTTACAGCTACTGTAAAAGAAGGTGGAGTTACTGTTGATCAGCTCTTCTTTCATGACCCAGATGGCAACATGATTGAAATTTGCAATTGCCAAAATTTACCTGTTCTTCCACTTTCCTCTTGCCCTCTCAAGAAGATGTCTAGTCCAACTTTCGACCAAACAATGTCAGATCCATTTTATG GAAATGGAACAACAAATGCAAAGATGAATTGCTCTGGAGAAGTTGAATCTCTTATGATGGAAAATTTAGCTTTGGACATGATAGACATTTCTTTTTGA
- the LOC107839874 gene encoding glyoxylase I 4 isoform X2 yields MGREIVKASESVEETNFNWSSSSSTTTSSYEEHENNRMPLLALNHVSYVCKSVAASAQFYEQVLGFVLIKRPSSFDFDGAWLFNHGIGIHLLGKEDAASKKGKINPKDNHISFQCTDMDLIIQRLDDMEIEYVTATVKEGGVTVDQLFFHDPDGNMIEICNCQNLPVLPLSSCPLKKMSSPTFDQTMSDPFYGNGTTNAKMNCSGEVESLMMENLALDMIDISF; encoded by the exons ATGGGAAGAGAAATTGTGAAAGCATCAGAATCAGTTGAGGAGACAAACTTCAACtgg tcatcatcatcatcaacaacaacatcttCATATGAAGAACATGAGAATAATAGGATGCCATTGTTGGCATTGAACCATGTTTCCTATGTATGCAAATCTGTTGCTGCATCTGCCCAATTTTATGAACAAGTCCTTGGTTTTGTCCTCATCAAGAGACCTTCTTCCTTTGACTTTGATGGTGCTTG gtTATTCAACCACGGAATTGGAATACATTTGTTAGGAAAAGAAGATGCAGCATCAAAGAAGGGGAAAATAAATCCAAAAGACAATCACATATCATTCCAATGCACGGATATGGACCTTATTATTCAGAGATTGGACGACATGGAAATTGAATATGTTACAGCTACTGTAAAAGAAGGTGGAGTTACTGTTGATCAGCTCTTCTTTCATGACCCAGATGGCAACATGATTGAAATTTGCAATTGCCAAAATTTACCTGTTCTTCCACTTTCCTCTTGCCCTCTCAAGAAGATGTCTAGTCCAACTTTCGACCAAACAATGTCAGATCCATTTTATG GAAATGGAACAACAAATGCAAAGATGAATTGCTCTGGAGAAGTTGAATCTCTTATGATGGAAAATTTAGCTTTGGACATGATAGACATTTCTTTTTGA